The Claveliimonas bilis genome window below encodes:
- a CDS encoding glycoside hydrolase family 2 protein, whose translation MRYPINNEWYFTEHYRGSLNSMPSERLEELEKIRVPHTVKHLPARYLDEKEYQMISGYVKELNIPAEWSGKSVVLVMEGAAHQAELYCNGQSVGIHSCGYTAFKADLSSFLKYGAVNRIVVRLDSRESLDIPPFGYVIDYLTYGGIYRPVYLDVREKIHFKDVFVQADDKKHARIQVEAEVTDNCTIRAWVMNSQGEIFARMEEQKFQENFHMHVPRAGLWDTEHPQLYILHLEILKYGQVMDSEEVRFGFRSIEMKTDGCYLNGSRIEIRGLNRHQSWPYFGYAAPRRAQRLDAEILKYELGCNAVRTSHYPQSHDFIDRCDELGLLVFTEIPGWQHIGGIQWKTQAVKNTEEMVRQYRNHPSIFMWGVRINESQDDDAFYQETNETAHRLDPTRPTGGVRAIKNSHLLEDVYTYNDFVHNGKNQGCEPRNAVTENAEKAYLISEFNGHMFPTKSWDSEAHRREHAIRHARVLNAAAAGENISGCFGWCMFDYNTHKEFGSGDRICYHGVLDMFRNPKLAAAVYASQQDAKPVLEISSTMNIGEQPGGYIGGVVVLTNGDSVRLYKNNELIRQYFPAPSYGHLMHPPIVITDFVGESLEKKEGFDEKTADLIKQWLKWKESNPKDPFPFKMRMAYARLKWFKGIGEKKMQELFDKYMGGWGDETTVWRFEAIQGDRVIKTVTVSPAEKLHLEIKADMKIFDGADICQMYEDETWDMVTLRIRALDQNENLAPYCNDVLHFEAEGAVCINGPSSIAMEGGMAGCYVCTKGEEGEGKLHIYRGEQKVETRIFQVKLCKREEEHP comes from the coding sequence ATGCGTTATCCGATCAATAACGAATGGTACTTTACAGAACATTATAGAGGAAGCCTTAATAGTATGCCGTCCGAAAGACTGGAGGAATTGGAAAAAATAAGAGTTCCCCATACTGTGAAACATCTGCCGGCCCGCTACTTAGATGAGAAAGAGTATCAGATGATCAGCGGCTATGTAAAGGAATTGAATATTCCGGCGGAATGGTCGGGGAAATCGGTTGTCCTGGTTATGGAAGGAGCCGCACATCAGGCAGAGCTGTACTGCAATGGGCAGAGTGTAGGTATTCATAGCTGCGGATATACTGCGTTCAAAGCAGACTTGTCTTCCTTTTTGAAATATGGCGCTGTCAACCGGATCGTGGTGAGACTGGACAGCAGGGAGAGCTTGGATATTCCGCCTTTTGGATATGTGATCGACTACCTTACATATGGAGGAATTTACCGGCCGGTCTATCTGGATGTCAGGGAAAAGATTCATTTTAAAGATGTCTTTGTACAGGCTGACGATAAGAAACATGCCAGAATACAGGTGGAAGCGGAAGTGACAGACAATTGCACGATCCGCGCGTGGGTCATGAATAGTCAGGGCGAGATTTTCGCAAGGATGGAAGAACAGAAATTCCAGGAAAATTTCCATATGCATGTGCCCCGGGCCGGGCTGTGGGATACAGAACATCCCCAGCTTTATATCCTTCATCTGGAAATTTTGAAATACGGGCAGGTGATGGACAGTGAAGAGGTGCGCTTTGGATTCCGCAGTATTGAAATGAAAACAGATGGGTGTTATCTCAACGGCAGCAGGATCGAAATAAGAGGATTAAACAGACACCAGAGCTGGCCTTATTTCGGATATGCTGCGCCCAGGAGAGCCCAGAGGCTGGATGCGGAAATTTTAAAATATGAACTTGGGTGTAATGCGGTGCGTACAAGTCACTACCCTCAGAGCCATGATTTTATAGACCGCTGCGACGAACTTGGCCTTTTGGTTTTTACAGAGATACCGGGCTGGCAGCATATCGGTGGGATTCAGTGGAAAACCCAGGCAGTTAAAAATACAGAAGAAATGGTCCGTCAGTACAGAAATCATCCCAGTATTTTTATGTGGGGCGTCCGGATCAATGAAAGCCAGGATGATGATGCGTTTTACCAGGAGACAAACGAAACGGCCCACCGTCTGGATCCTACCAGGCCGACGGGCGGAGTCCGTGCGATAAAAAACAGTCATTTGCTGGAAGATGTCTACACCTACAATGATTTTGTGCATAATGGGAAAAATCAGGGCTGCGAACCAAGGAATGCAGTGACCGAAAATGCAGAGAAAGCCTACTTGATTTCCGAATTTAACGGGCATATGTTTCCAACAAAAAGCTGGGACAGTGAGGCCCATCGGAGGGAACATGCGATCCGTCATGCCAGAGTTCTGAATGCAGCGGCAGCAGGAGAAAATATCAGCGGCTGCTTTGGATGGTGTATGTTTGATTATAATACACATAAGGAGTTTGGAAGCGGAGACAGGATCTGTTATCACGGCGTACTGGATATGTTCCGGAATCCCAAACTGGCGGCTGCTGTGTACGCATCCCAGCAGGATGCCAAGCCTGTACTGGAGATAAGCAGCACGATGAATATCGGAGAACAGCCGGGCGGCTATATAGGCGGAGTTGTTGTGCTGACAAATGGAGACAGCGTGCGCCTGTACAAAAATAATGAGCTGATCAGGCAGTATTTCCCGGCGCCGTCCTATGGGCATCTTATGCATCCGCCGATAGTGATCACAGATTTTGTGGGAGAGAGCCTGGAGAAGAAGGAAGGCTTCGATGAGAAAACCGCTGACCTTATAAAACAATGGCTGAAGTGGAAAGAAAGTAATCCTAAAGACCCATTTCCTTTTAAGATGAGGATGGCATATGCGCGCCTTAAGTGGTTTAAAGGGATCGGAGAAAAGAAGATGCAGGAGCTGTTTGACAAATACATGGGAGGATGGGGAGACGAAACGACTGTCTGGCGTTTTGAGGCTATTCAGGGAGACAGAGTGATAAAAACAGTGACGGTTTCTCCGGCAGAAAAGCTTCATCTGGAAATAAAGGCAGATATGAAAATCTTTGACGGAGCAGACATTTGCCAGATGTATGAAGACGAGACGTGGGATATGGTTACTCTGCGGATCCGTGCCCTGGATCAGAATGAAAATCTGGCGCCTTACTGCAATGATGTGCTCCACTTCGAAGCAGAAGGGGCAGTCTGTATCAACGGTCCTTCCAGTATAGCGATGGAGGGCGGCATGGCCGGATGTTATGTATGTACAAAAGGAGAGGAAGGCGAAGGAAAGCTGCATATATATCGCGGAGAACAGAAAGTGGAAACGAGAATTTTCCAGGTAAAATTATGTAAGAGGGAGGAAGAACATCCATAA
- a CDS encoding MATE family efflux transporter: protein MRGNLSTDKKNYLFDNKALAALIIPLIVEQLLAVLVGMADSIMVASVGEAAVSGVSLVDNIMVLLINAFSALATGGAVVAGQYLGQGSKKGACKSATQLVWFITICALVITILIYVFKYWILHGVFGRIEPDVMNHANTYLMIVTASIPFIALYNGGAAIFRTMGNSEISMRVSIVMNIINVSGNAILIYGFHRGTEGVAIPTLVSRITAAVLIIVLLCNQKRSVCIEPTWRYHADWSMIRKILNIGVPNGLENSMFQLGKIIVLSLVSTFGTYAIAANAVANAVALFQILPGMAISLAITTVIARCVGAGDYAQVKYYTKKLIAVTYVCVWIINGLIFLLMSLILKAYQLSDVTAGAARQIMIFHAVSCMLVWPVAFSLPATFRAAGDAKMCMIISVISMWIFRIIFSYILGKYVGMGVLGVWVAMVIDWIVRAICFVIRYFSGRWKHQALAG, encoded by the coding sequence ATGAGGGGAAACCTAAGTACAGATAAGAAAAATTATTTATTTGACAATAAAGCGCTGGCAGCTTTGATCATTCCGCTGATCGTGGAGCAGCTGCTCGCTGTTTTGGTGGGAATGGCGGACAGTATTATGGTGGCAAGCGTCGGAGAAGCGGCTGTATCCGGCGTATCATTGGTGGACAACATTATGGTCCTTTTGATCAACGCTTTTTCTGCTCTTGCAACAGGCGGCGCGGTCGTGGCAGGTCAGTATCTTGGACAGGGTAGCAAAAAAGGAGCCTGCAAATCTGCTACACAGCTCGTCTGGTTTATTACGATATGCGCCCTTGTCATTACCATATTGATCTATGTGTTTAAATATTGGATCCTGCACGGCGTTTTCGGACGGATTGAACCGGATGTGATGAATCATGCCAATACTTATCTTATGATCGTGACGGCGTCTATTCCATTTATTGCACTTTATAACGGGGGCGCCGCTATTTTCCGGACAATGGGAAATTCCGAAATTTCCATGCGGGTATCTATTGTAATGAATATAATCAACGTCTCCGGAAATGCCATATTGATCTACGGATTCCACAGAGGAACAGAAGGCGTAGCCATCCCTACATTAGTTTCCAGAATTACAGCGGCGGTACTGATCATTGTACTTTTGTGTAATCAGAAACGATCTGTGTGCATTGAGCCGACATGGCGGTATCATGCCGACTGGTCTATGATCCGTAAAATTCTGAATATCGGTGTGCCGAACGGGCTGGAGAACAGTATGTTCCAGCTTGGAAAAATTATTGTTCTAAGTCTCGTATCCACATTCGGTACATATGCCATTGCGGCCAATGCGGTGGCTAATGCAGTGGCTCTCTTCCAGATTCTTCCGGGAATGGCGATTTCCCTTGCAATCACAACAGTCATTGCAAGATGTGTGGGAGCAGGGGACTATGCACAGGTCAAATATTACACAAAAAAACTGATTGCAGTGACCTATGTATGCGTGTGGATCATCAATGGGCTGATCTTCCTCTTGATGTCGCTTATTTTAAAGGCCTATCAGCTCTCTGATGTGACAGCTGGGGCAGCAAGACAGATCATGATTTTTCACGCTGTTTCCTGTATGCTTGTGTGGCCGGTCGCATTCAGCCTTCCGGCAACTTTCCGGGCAGCCGGAGATGCAAAGATGTGTATGATCATCTCTGTAATTTCCATGTGGATCTTCCGGATCATTTTCAGTTATATTTTGGGAAAATATGTGGGAATGGGCGTGCTCGGCGTATGGGTTGCCATGGTCATTGACTGGATCGTAAGAGCGATCTGTTTTGTAATACGCTACTTTAGCGGAAGGTGGAAACACCAGGCTCTGGCCGGATAG
- the guaA gene encoding glutamine-hydrolyzing GMP synthase, whose translation MKRELVIVLDFGGQYNQLVARRVRESNVYCEIYSYKTDIETIKKMNPKGIILTGGPNSCYLEDSPTYSRELFEMGIPVLGLCYGAQLMMHVLGGKVERASVREYGKTEVMVDKTSPLFENVSEKTICWMSHFDYISKIAPGFRITAHTADCPVAAAENAEQKLYAIQFHPEVLHTQEGTKMLYNFVRGVCGCSGDWRMDSFVETSIQAIREKVGDGKVLCALSGGVDSSVAAVMLSKAIGNQLTCVFVDHGLLRKNEGDEVEAVFGPDGPYDLNFIRVNAQERFYSKLAGVEEPEKKRKIIGEEFIRVFEEEAKKIGAVDFLVQGTIYPDVVESGLGGESAVIKSHHNVGGLPDYVDFKEIIEPLRDLFKDEVRKAGLEMGIPEYLVFRQPFPGPGLGIRIIGEVTAEKVRMVQDADAIYREEIANAGLDRSIGQYFAGLTNMRSVGVMGDERTYDYAVALRAVNTVDFMTAEAAEIPFEVLNKVMSRIINEVRGVNRVMYDLTSKPPGTIEFE comes from the coding sequence GTGAAAAGAGAATTAGTTATTGTATTGGACTTTGGTGGTCAGTACAATCAGCTCGTGGCAAGACGTGTCCGCGAGAGCAACGTGTACTGTGAAATTTACTCTTACAAAACTGATATTGAGACCATTAAAAAGATGAATCCAAAAGGAATTATTTTAACTGGCGGCCCTAACAGCTGCTATCTGGAGGATTCACCGACATACAGCCGCGAACTGTTTGAAATGGGCATTCCGGTTCTTGGACTTTGCTATGGAGCACAGCTTATGATGCATGTGCTGGGTGGAAAAGTAGAACGTGCGTCTGTCCGCGAATATGGAAAAACTGAGGTAATGGTGGATAAAACGTCCCCATTATTTGAAAACGTATCTGAAAAAACAATCTGCTGGATGAGCCATTTTGACTATATTTCAAAAATCGCTCCGGGATTCCGCATTACAGCACATACAGCAGACTGCCCGGTGGCAGCAGCAGAAAATGCAGAACAAAAGCTGTACGCAATACAGTTCCATCCGGAAGTACTTCATACGCAGGAAGGAACAAAAATGCTCTATAATTTCGTGAGGGGTGTCTGCGGATGCTCAGGAGACTGGAGAATGGATTCCTTTGTGGAGACATCTATCCAGGCGATCCGCGAAAAAGTAGGAGACGGAAAAGTATTGTGCGCGCTGTCCGGCGGCGTAGACTCTTCCGTGGCAGCAGTTATGCTCTCCAAAGCCATTGGAAATCAGCTGACATGTGTTTTTGTAGATCATGGTCTTCTCCGTAAAAACGAAGGAGATGAAGTAGAGGCAGTGTTTGGCCCTGACGGACCTTATGACCTGAACTTTATCCGCGTTAATGCCCAGGAGCGTTTCTACAGCAAGCTGGCAGGCGTGGAAGAGCCGGAAAAGAAGAGAAAAATCATCGGAGAAGAATTTATCCGTGTATTTGAAGAAGAAGCAAAGAAGATCGGGGCAGTCGATTTCCTTGTACAGGGAACGATTTACCCGGACGTTGTGGAAAGCGGACTTGGCGGAGAATCTGCCGTCATCAAATCCCATCACAACGTGGGGGGACTTCCTGACTATGTAGATTTTAAAGAAATCATAGAGCCCTTGCGCGACCTGTTCAAAGACGAAGTCCGCAAAGCAGGTCTTGAAATGGGCATTCCGGAATACCTTGTATTCCGTCAGCCATTCCCGGGACCGGGACTTGGAATCCGGATCATCGGTGAAGTAACTGCAGAAAAGGTACGTATGGTACAGGATGCAGATGCGATCTACCGGGAAGAAATCGCAAACGCAGGTCTCGACCGCAGCATCGGCCAGTATTTTGCAGGTCTTACGAATATGCGCAGCGTCGGCGTTATGGGAGATGAGAGAACCTATGACTATGCGGTAGCGCTTAGAGCTGTTAACACAGTAGACTTTATGACTGCAGAGGCAGCGGAGATTCCGTTTGAAGTGCTCAATAAGGTGATGAGCCGGATTATTAACGAAGTGCGGGGGGTCAATAGGGTTATGTATGATCTGACCAGTAAACCGCCGGGAACGATAGAGTTCGAGTGA
- a CDS encoding helix-turn-helix domain-containing protein has product MAIGKRIRFFRNRKGMTQKQLGEILGFLGKTSDVRMAQYETEARTPKHDLVKEMANIFDVSTHALTVPDIDTFIGLMHTLFALEDMYGLKIGEIDGEICLRLDKSDYSTYTSMFDMFHAWQEQAAKLEQGEISREEYDQWRYKYPELDTSKHWAKVPSQAVSDMLMEEFQKIEKEEKKTAKKKKQK; this is encoded by the coding sequence ATGGCAATCGGCAAACGTATCCGCTTTTTCCGCAACCGAAAAGGCATGACACAGAAACAGCTAGGCGAAATCCTCGGCTTTCTCGGAAAGACCTCTGATGTCCGCATGGCACAGTATGAAACCGAAGCAAGGACACCAAAGCACGACCTTGTAAAAGAAATGGCGAATATCTTTGATGTAAGCACCCACGCCCTCACCGTGCCGGATATTGATACCTTTATTGGGCTTATGCACACGCTCTTTGCGTTGGAAGATATGTACGGGCTGAAAATCGGGGAGATTGACGGAGAAATCTGCCTGCGCCTTGATAAGTCCGACTATTCCACTTATACGTCCATGTTCGATATGTTCCACGCATGGCAGGAGCAAGCCGCCAAGTTGGAACAGGGCGAAATAAGCAGAGAAGAATACGACCAGTGGCGGTACAAGTACCCAGAACTGGACACCTCAAAGCATTGGGCGAAAGTCCCCTCACAGGCGGTCAGTGATATGCTTATGGAAGAATTTCAGAAAATCGAAAAAGAAGAAAAGAAAACAGCTAAAAAGAAAAAGCAGAAATAA
- a CDS encoding DNA-binding protein: MTEKSFMTVEEVATELRVSKSKAYQIVRELNAEMQKQGYLTVAGRVNATFFHKKVCYQQSI; this comes from the coding sequence ATGACAGAAAAATCTTTTATGACAGTGGAGGAAGTGGCAACGGAACTGCGTGTGTCAAAGTCAAAAGCCTATCAGATTGTAAGGGAACTGAACGCAGAAATGCAGAAACAGGGCTATCTGACGGTGGCAGGGCGTGTGAACGCTACATTTTTTCATAAAAAAGTATGTTATCAGCAAAGCATATAG
- a CDS encoding site-specific integrase has product MAVYKDNATGTWRVIYRFTNWKGERKQTQKRGFATKREAQAWEHEAMLKQGAKLDMTFGSFFEVYEADKKQRVKESTWESKSHVIRTKILPYFENRKIAEIEAKDVIAWQNELMAYRDEKGKPYSADYLRTIHAQLTAIFNHAVNFYNLPYNPARRAGTIGSEAVKEMDFWTKEEYLKFSEAMMDKPRSYYAFEMLYWCGMRSGELLALTPADIDFEKQTVTISKTFHRSKGRDIITSPKTKKSNRTIKMPPFLCEEMQEYIKMLYDIKPDERLFTVTKSYLNHEMERGAKQAGVKKIRVHDIRHSAVSLLINMGFSVLAIGERMGHEAEKITYRYAHLFPTVQTEMAEKLEMERMTKED; this is encoded by the coding sequence ATGGCTGTATACAAGGACAACGCTACGGGGACGTGGCGGGTTATCTACCGCTTTACCAACTGGAAAGGGGAGAGGAAACAGACACAAAAAAGGGGATTTGCAACCAAAAGGGAAGCGCAGGCGTGGGAGCATGAAGCCATGTTAAAGCAGGGCGCAAAACTGGATATGACGTTCGGCAGTTTCTTTGAAGTGTACGAAGCCGACAAGAAGCAGCGCGTCAAGGAAAGCACTTGGGAGTCCAAAAGCCATGTGATACGGACAAAGATTTTACCGTACTTTGAAAACCGCAAAATCGCAGAGATTGAAGCAAAGGACGTGATTGCGTGGCAGAATGAGTTGATGGCATACCGGGACGAGAAAGGCAAGCCCTATTCCGCAGATTATTTGAGGACAATTCACGCACAACTTACGGCAATATTCAACCATGCGGTAAATTTCTATAATCTTCCCTACAATCCGGCAAGGCGGGCGGGGACGATTGGGAGTGAAGCCGTCAAGGAAATGGACTTTTGGACGAAAGAGGAATATCTGAAATTCTCCGAAGCCATGATGGATAAGCCCCGTTCCTATTATGCGTTTGAAATGCTCTACTGGTGCGGTATGCGTTCCGGCGAACTGCTTGCGCTCACGCCTGCTGATATTGATTTTGAGAAGCAGACAGTCACAATCAGCAAGACTTTCCACCGTTCCAAAGGGCGGGACATTATCACAAGCCCTAAGACGAAAAAGAGCAACCGCACAATCAAAATGCCGCCGTTTCTCTGTGAGGAAATGCAGGAGTACATCAAAATGCTTTATGACATCAAGCCGGACGAGCGTTTATTTACGGTTACAAAATCCTACCTCAATCACGAAATGGAGCGAGGGGCGAAGCAGGCAGGCGTTAAGAAAATCCGTGTCCACGATATTCGCCATAGTGCGGTTTCGCTGTTAATCAACATGGGATTTTCGGTACTGGCGATTGGGGAGCGCATGGGGCATGAAGCAGAGAAAATCACTTACCGTTACGCCCACCTGTTCCCTACGGTGCAGACGGAAATGGCGGAGAAATTGGAAATGGAGAGAATGACAAAGGAGGACTAA
- a CDS encoding plasmid mobilization protein, which translates to MEKSLDYKGRWRNHTVAFRVSDEEARLLNDLVALSGLTKQDYITRRLLCQDVVVQGNPRVYKALKNQMTAIHEELKRMESISSDNDELLYTLQVIAITLDGLKGEDE; encoded by the coding sequence ATGGAAAAATCACTGGATTACAAGGGAAGATGGCGCAATCATACGGTGGCGTTCCGGGTATCTGATGAAGAAGCAAGGCTGTTGAATGATTTGGTGGCATTGTCGGGACTGACAAAGCAGGATTACATCACAAGGCGGCTCTTATGCCAGGACGTTGTGGTGCAGGGCAATCCGAGGGTGTATAAAGCATTGAAAAATCAGATGACGGCAATCCATGAGGAATTGAAACGTATGGAAAGCATAAGCTCGGATAATGACGAACTGCTCTACACGTTACAGGTAATCGCAATCACATTAGACGGATTGAAAGGGGAAGATGAATGA
- a CDS encoding AAA family ATPase: protein MTEKKKSTAPVSSVGADGEQPKTKNHTEIIANEIAQINLQATNCPEKSGQGGGLQTVSMTELYDTVYPPRTPVVDGFLYGGTYLFVGAPKVGKSFFMGQLAYHVAMGLPLWNYPVRKGTVLYLALEDDYARLQRRLSVMFGVECADNLFFATQAKTLNEGLDGELEGFIKEHKDARLIIIDTLQKVREVGGDRYSYSSDYEIVTKLKSFSDKYGVCLLVVHHTRKLESEDSFDMISGTNGLLGAADGAFIMHKKKRTDNTAVMDIVGRDQPDQELTIEFDREQCIWKFQKAETELWKQPPNPLLEAINEFLTEEMQEWEGTATELLKQLPDMQLSANVLSRKLNVVNSQLLNEYGIFYDNKRGHERKIILKRLEQKS from the coding sequence ATGACAGAAAAAAAGAAATCGACTGCTCCTGTATCATCTGTTGGCGCAGATGGGGAACAGCCGAAAACAAAAAATCACACTGAAATTATAGCAAATGAAATAGCACAAATCAATCTGCAAGCCACAAATTGCCCGGAGAAATCCGGGCAGGGCGGCGGGCTTCAAACGGTTTCCATGACAGAACTGTATGATACGGTTTACCCGCCGAGAACGCCTGTTGTGGACGGCTTCCTGTATGGCGGCACTTACCTCTTTGTGGGTGCGCCGAAAGTGGGGAAATCGTTCTTCATGGGACAGCTTGCCTACCATGTGGCAATGGGGCTTCCGCTGTGGAATTATCCCGTCCGAAAAGGGACGGTATTATACCTTGCACTGGAAGATGATTATGCAAGGCTTCAGCGGCGGCTGTCCGTCATGTTCGGCGTGGAGTGTGCGGACAATTTATTTTTTGCAACGCAGGCAAAGACATTGAACGAGGGACTGGACGGGGAGTTAGAGGGCTTCATCAAAGAGCATAAGGACGCAAGGCTGATTATCATTGACACGCTCCAAAAGGTGCGTGAGGTCGGCGGGGACAGATACAGCTATTCCAGTGACTATGAGATTGTGACAAAGTTAAAATCATTCAGCGATAAATACGGTGTCTGCCTGTTGGTGGTTCATCATACCCGCAAGTTGGAGTCCGAGGACAGCTTCGATATGATTTCCGGCACAAACGGGCTTCTCGGTGCGGCAGACGGGGCGTTTATCATGCACAAGAAAAAGCGCACGGACAACACGGCGGTCATGGATATTGTGGGGCGTGACCAGCCCGATCAAGAACTGACGATAGAGTTTGACCGGGAACAATGTATTTGGAAATTTCAGAAAGCGGAAACGGAATTGTGGAAACAGCCGCCCAATCCATTACTTGAAGCAATCAACGAATTTCTGACAGAGGAGATGCAGGAGTGGGAGGGGACTGCAACGGAACTTCTGAAACAGTTGCCGGATATGCAGTTGTCGGCGAATGTGCTTTCTCGGAAATTAAATGTAGTCAACAGCCAGTTGCTTAATGAGTATGGCATTTTCTACGACAATAAGCGGGGGCATGAGAGAAAAATCATTCTGAAACGGCTAGAGCAAAAATCGTAA